From the Papaver somniferum cultivar HN1 chromosome 2, ASM357369v1, whole genome shotgun sequence genome, the window AACATCAAAACCAACCTTGAATAAAGCCTACAACAACTTGATTGGATCACCAAGAATCAGTTTAATATTCACAGAGGAATAGATATCAAGGAGGCAAAGAAGACTGTTGATAACTGATAGAATATTCAAGAAAGCTTCTGGAAAACTAAAAGTAGAGATCAGTTCATCAAGCTAGGAGATAAAAACACCAAATTCTTCCATGACTCTGCTAAGAAAATATTCAGAAGAAACAAGATTGTCTCCATTCAAAAGGAGGATGGTACTTGGCTCAATGATAGCACATAGATTTCCAATTGCTTCACTAACCATTTTGCTTCTATGGCCActactgaaaccctaaatatCCATCAATCCATTATCAACCCCATTCCTTCTTCTATCACTAGTTCTGAAAAATCTTACCTTCTCAGAGTGCCAGATATTGCTGAAATAATATCCACTCTCTTTAGCATGGCTGGAGACAAAACACCTGGACCCAATGACTTTCCTCCTAATTTCTTCCAAGCTAACTGGGAAACTGTGGGACAAGACATTACTACTATGGTTCAAAATTTCTTTACCTCTGGTTATCTTTTAAAAGAAATGAATTTTACCTTCATATCCCTCATACCTAAAACTGACAACCCAACCTCCCCCTCTCACTTCAGGCTTATATCCCTATGAAACACTACCTATAAAATTATATCTAAACTTCTTGCTCATAGACTCAAACCCCTCCTACCTAAGCTCATATCCCCTTTTAAATCTGCTTTCATTCATGGCAGACAAATCTCTGACAACATAGCCATAACTCATGAACTGATACATCATATGAATActaggaaaggaaaaaaaaaaggtgttAAAGGCACTATGGGTGTCAAAATTGACATGGCAAAAGCCTTTGATAGAGTCAGTTGGGAATTCCTTATAAAAATTATGAATCAGATGGGATTTAGTTCCCAATGGTGCAACCTTATTTAACAATGCATCTCTATTACCAATCTTGTTGTTTTGGTCAATGGCTCACCTGGAAAGTTCTTCAATCCTACCAGAGGTCTCAGAACAGGCGACCATCTCTCTCCTTATCTATTCCTCTTCTGCATGGAATCTTTGTCAAGATTTCTTACTTATGCTGAAACTCAAAATCTTATTCATGGAATCAAGCTAAGTACTGATGCCCCTGCTATCAATCATCTCCTTTGTGCTGATGACTGCATGGTATTCTGTAAAGCCAATTTGGAGGAATGCAACAATCTTATCAAATTCTTCCAAGAATTCAGTCAATCTTCTGGGAAAATGATAAACTTTGCTAAATCTGGTATCTTCTTTAGTAAAAACGCAGGTCCATATATTGCTGACAGAATAAGCACCACCATGAAGATCCAAAAATTTGACATCAAGGATAACTATTTGGGTTACCCTCTCTTCACCAGCAAAAGCAAAGTGCAAGCCTTCAAACCTTTCATTGATAAACTAAAATACAGAATAGCTGGATGGAAAGCCACTCTGTCAACTGCTGGAAAAGGTACTATGATACAGTTTGTTACTTCTACCTCTAGCATCTACCAAATAAATTGCTTCAAGTTCCCAAAGGCCACCTGTAAGGAGATTAATGCTATTCAAAGGGATTTCTTCTGGAACAAAGGTCAAGATAAACTTAAAGGTATCTATTACATAGCTTGGGATGTTGTTAACAACCCTAAAGAGCTGGGAGGATTAAGTTTCAAAAATATGGAATTCTTCAACATTTCCATGATCACTAAAATATCCTGAAGACTAATCACAGAACCACATTCTCTATGGAGATGCCTTATGAAGGCCTTACATTTCCCTAATGAAGAGGTTATCAGAATGGATACCAAACCAAAACTCTCtgattcttggatttggaaaggaattCTTGAAGGCATTATTAATATCCAAAAgtattatatatggaaaattggGAAAGATGATAAGATTCACAATTGGGAAGACAGACTGTTTGAGGGACAACCTGAAATCATCCCAAAACCACCTAACTTCCCAACTAACATGTTGTATGTCAGCAATCTTTTTAATTCAACTGGTGACTGGGATACTGATATTCTGGCTCTTTGGTTCACCCAGGAAGTTTAGCAACATATTCTCCTCACTCATCATAATTCTAACACTGAAGACACTATCATTTGGAGTCTAACCAACAGGGAAAACTTCTCTGTTAAATCTATTTATGACAAGCAGACTACTGATAAATATGCTAATGATGTTCTCACCTCTCCTTGTGCAAAAATTTGGGATCTTGATACTTCTCCAGccattcatttatttatttggaaaTGTTCTCATGGAATACTTCCAACTAATGTTAAGAATGCCAGCATACTTACTTACATTGATCCAATCTGCAACGTTGGCAAGAGTGCTAAAGAAGATATCACTCATGTGCTCCTCACCTGTCCTGCTGCCTCTGATGTTTGGGAAAGACTATTTGGGAATTCTCATCAGCTTTTCAGTAATGTTTGCTCCTTCCATGATTGGTTCAACGGCTGGTTTATTGATCACAACGAAAATGCCAGCGAGAATGCTACCTATGCAACTACttgttggtttatttggaaagccAGATGCGATCTTGTGCTCAGAAATATATTCCCTGCTGCTGACGGTACTGCCTTAAAAAAATCAATATCTATGCTCCTATAACAGAGTCATGCATAACCCAAGGCACATTCTAAATAATATGTACTATCAGGATAACAATGGGAATGAGCATCCCAGGAATACTAGACTCAGGAGACACCATTGGGAAAATTTTGGAATCACTATTAGCATTAGTATTCTGGAAGTCAATACTAATAATGCTACTAGTAATTTAATTCCATACATTGAATTTGCTTTTCTTGCTATGTCCTTCTCAGGCCAATGCGTGGGAGCCAGAAACTATATACACACAACTATTGGAT encodes:
- the LOC113350742 gene encoding uncharacterized protein LOC113350742 gives rise to the protein MESLSRFLTYAETQNLIHGIKLSTDAPAINHLLCADDCMVFCKANLEECNNLIKFFQEFSQSSGKMINFAKSGIFFSKNAGPYIADRISTTMKIQKFDIKDNYLGYPLFTSKSKVQAFKPFIDKLKYRIAGWKATLSTAGKGTMIQFVTSTSSIYQINCFKFPKATCKEINAIQRDFFWNKGQDKLKEPHSLWRCLMKALHFPNEEVIRMDTKPKLSDSWIWKGILEGIINIQKYYIWKIGKDDKIHNWEDRLFEGQPEIIPKPPNFPTNMLYVSNLFNSTGDWDTDILALWENFSVKSIYDKQTTDKYANDVLTSPCAKIWDLDTSPAIHLFIWKCSHGILPTNVKNASILTYIDPICNVGKSAKEDITHVLLTCPAASDVWERLFGNSHQLFSNVCSFHDWFNGWFIDHNENASENATYATTCWFIWKARCDLVLRNIFPAADGQCVGARNYIHTTIGFSRATRIARGPHLAIEWGMEMQKSNIDFAAEDDAILQSIQEAYQVEVQERFKTVLLILKKDILKLLILC